A part of Ictalurus furcatus strain D&B chromosome 8, Billie_1.0, whole genome shotgun sequence genomic DNA contains:
- the sesn4 gene encoding sestrin-3 produces the protein MIICAQKMDYRFGSQCQRVRSQVMKVSSDKDGSSPLCMKALANRGRLDTVSQQMASHPQYLESFLRTQHYILNMDGPLPHHYRHYIAIMAAARHHCSYLVSLHSAVFLRVGGDPVWLQGLESAPPRLQQLDHINKVLAHQPWLTARSHIQALLKSGEQCWSLAELVQAVVLLAHCHALCSFVFGSEQDTQPVPRVPHGTPPGYCLCDAANGNATFPPRRRSLDSSCDMACLREGIHKSQEEKERKGHAVLQSYTLLHIDMDEEEEEETMCSTDPSRFVKDPGFGYQEFSRQEEDHFQVLRVQDYSWEDHGFSLVNRLYSDIGHLLDERFRSVASLPSPRNPELKRAIWNYIHCSYGIRYDDYDYGEVNQLLDRGLKLYIKAVACYPDSTKNLLCPLPLVSLKASEKVHVNLLVMEARLQAELLYALRAITQYMIA, from the exons atgatcatcTGTGCGCAAAAGATGGACTATCGCTTTGGATCTCAGTGCCAGCGTGTCCGGAGTCAG GTGATGAAGGTGAGCTCTGATAAGGACGGTTCCTCTCCGTTGTGCATGAAGGCTCTGGCCAACAGGGGGCGCCTGGATACGGTATCACAGCAAATGGCCTCCCATCCGCAGTATTTAGAGAGCTTCCTGcgcacacagcactacatcctTAACATGGACGGCCCTCTGCCCCATCACTACCGCCACTACATAGCCATCATG GCTGCAGCACGACATCACTGCAGCTACCTTGTGTCTCTGCATTCGGCTGTGTTCCTGCGGGTGGGGGGAGACCCGGTGTGGCTGCAAGGGCTGGAGTCTGCACCACCTCGCCTCCAGCAGCTCGACCACATAAACAAAGTGCTCGCTCACCAGCCCTGGCTCACTGCTCGCTCCCACATTCAG GCTTTGCTGAAGTCAGGTGAGCAGTGCTGGTCTCTGGCTGAGCTGGTGCAGGCCGTAGTTCTGCTGGCTCACTGCCACGCACTCTGCAGCTTCGTTTTTGGCTCCGAACAGGACACACAACCCGTCCCGAGAGTGCCACACGGAACGCCCCCAGGCTACTGCCTCTGTGATGCTGCCAATGGCAACGCCACCTTCCCACCTCGTAGGAGG TCTCTAGACTCGAGCTGTGACATGGCGTGCCTACGAGAAGGAATCCACAAATCccaggaggagaaagaaagaaaaggacatGCAGTCCTTCAGTCTTACACCCTCCTGCATATAG ACATGgacgaggaggaagaagaagagacgATGTGTTCCACGGATCCCTCCCGCTTTGTCAAGGACCCTGGTTTCGGCTACCAGGAATTTTCCCGGCAGGAGGAAGACCATTTCCAAGTATTGCGGGTGCAG GACTACTCGTGGGAGGACCATGGTTTCTCTTTGGTAAACCGCCTCTACTCGGACATCGGGCACCTGCTAGACGAACGGTTCCGCAGCGTGGCCTCGTTACCGTCCCCTCGCAATCCTGAGCTTAAGAGAGCCATCTGGAACTACATCCATTGCAGCTATGGAATTAG gtatgatgattatgattatggaGAAGTGAACCAGCTGCTGGATCGCGGACTGAAGCTTTATATTAAGGCTGTGGCCTGCTATCCTGACTCCACTAAGAACCTTCTGTGCCCTCTGCCTTTGGTTTCTCTCAAAGCCTCAGAAAAG GTACATGTGAACCTGCTGGTGATGGAGGCACGGCTGCAGGCTGAGTTGCTCTACGCACTCCGAGCAATCACTCAGTACATGATCGCCTAG